Proteins encoded by one window of Arachis ipaensis cultivar K30076 chromosome B04, Araip1.1, whole genome shotgun sequence:
- the LOC107639658 gene encoding argininosuccinate synthase, chloroplastic — MAQLKAFSFSSTLSSPSFQSSRTEQLLHQPSHFLKAARSSSLKKWGPRTSVGASKLQVIKAVLQSETKTGISEMEKGSGLRGKLNKVVLAYSGGLDTSVIVPWLRENYGCEVVCFTADVGQGLQELEGLEAKAKASGASQLVVKDLKEEFVRDYIFPCLRAGAVYERKYLLGTSMARPVIAKAMVDVAKEVGADAVSHGCTGKGNDQVRFELTFFALNPKLNVVAPWREWDITGREDAIEYAKKHNVPVPVTKKSIYSRDRNLWHLSHEGDILEDPANEPKKDMYMMSVAPEDAPNQPEYVEIGIESGLPVSVNGKKLSPSTLLAELNEIGGKHGIGRIDMVENRLVGMKSRGVYETPGGTILFTAVRELESLTLDRETIQVKDSLALKYAELVYAGRWFDPLRESMDAFMQNITKTTTGSVTLKLYKGSVAVTGRKSPYSLYRQDISSFESGQIYDQADAAGFIRLYGLPMRVRAMLEQGI; from the exons ATGGCTCAGCTGAAGGCATTCTCATTTTCCTCTACactctcttctccttcttttcaATCATCCAGAACCG AGCAGCTACTGCATCAACccagtcatttcttgaaggctgcAAGGTCATCATCACTTAAAAAG TGGGGGCCAAGAACAAGTGTTGGTGCCAGTAAACTTCAAG TTATAAAAGCGGTGCTACAAAGTGAGACAAAGACGGGAATTTCTGAAATGGAGAAGGGAAGTGGCCTACGTGGAAAATTGAATAAGGTTGTCCTGGCTTACAGTGGTGGCTTGGACACATCAGTCATTGTTCCATGGCTGAG AGAGAATTATGGATGTGAAGTTGTTTGCTTCACTGCTGATGTTGGCCAA GGTTTACAAGAATTGGAAGGTTTAGAAGCAAAAGCCAAAGCCAGTGGAGCTTCTCAATTAGTGGTAAAGGATTTGAAGGAGGAATTTGTTAGAGATTATATATTCCCTTGCCTACGAGCTGGTGCAGTTTATGAGAGGAAGTATTTGCTTGGGACCTCAATGGCTCGCCCTGTTATCGCAAAA GCCATGGTTGATGTTGCAAAAGAAGTTGGAGCTGATGCTGTCTCCCATGGGTGTACAGGAAAAGGAAATGATCAG GTTCGATTTGAGCTTACTTTCTTTGCACTGAACCCCAAGCTGAATGTGGTGGCTCCATGGAGGGAGTGGGATATTACAGGGAGAGAAGATGCTATTGAGTATGCCAAAAAGCATAACGTTCCAGTTCCTGTGACAAAGAAATCCATCTATAGCAGGGATCGGAACCTCTGGCACCTTAGtcatgag GGTGATATTTTGGAAGACCCAGCTAACGAGCCTAAAAAGGATATGTACATGATGTCCGTAGCTCCAGAGGATGCTCCAAATCAACCAGA ATATGTGGAAATTGGGATAGAGTCAGGACTACCTGTTTCAGTAAATGGGAAGAAACTTTCACCATCAACTTTGCTTGCTGAGCTCAACGAGATTGGTGGAAAGCATGGAATTGGCCGAATTGACATGGTTGAGAATCGGCTTGTAGGTATGAAGAGTCGCGGAGTTTATGAAACTCCTGGTGGAACCATCCTATTCACTGCAGTACGTGAGTTGGAGTCTTTGACACTTGATCGAGAAACAATTCAAGTCAAAGATTCTTTGGCCCTTAAGTATGCAGAGTTGGTGTATGCCGGTAGATGGTTTGATCCGCTTCGTGAGTCCATGGATGCCTTCATGCAGAACATAACCAAGACCACAACAGGTTCTGTGACTCTGAAATTGTACAAGGGCTCTGTTGCCGTAACTGGCCGGAAGAGTCCCTACAGCTTGTATAGGCAAGACATTTCATCATTCGAGAGTGGGCAGATATATGATCAAGCCGATGCTGCTGGGTTCATCCGGCTTTATGGTCTTCCAATGAGGGTGCGAGCAATGCTTGAGCAGGGCATCTGA